ATTTGATCTATGTACAACATCAAATCAAAGGAATTTTTGACCCCTTAAATAATATTCATTCTCTTtgcttagagagagagagagagagagagagctccaATAAGGAAGGACAACAACAACACAAACATACTCGTAGCCATGGCTTCTTTATGGGATTATGCTTTAGGGGCCTTCAGAGGAGGTTTTTGAGCGTTTTTCAGTAAGATCAGGGGGCACTCCTCTATTCTGTTGTCACGTGTTTGTTATCTGTTTTGCTATTGCTGTGTTTCGGTTAAGTGAAGAAGTTTCCTGTCTTTCTTTAATAaactattttttttcttgtaaaaagaaaaaaaaaatttctattgaTCCAATCAAAACAATCTCCTTGGATTCATACAAAGAACTATATGCATCGAGAATGTCGGCCATCAAGTTCTAATACCATGTAGAGAAAATAGACGCAATCTAACTCAATCCTAAAAGCTAGCTCAAGGGGAGGAGGTTTGCCTAAATCTCATATTTAACACAAAATTCTTATCCCAAACCAATGTGAGACAAAACCCTCCTTCAATAGGGGGCACACTCATGCAGGATATAAAATACCAAGTACCTCTCATACCTGTGTTGTAATAGAATGTTTGCTGTTGCAGTACTCAACAAGCGAGATGAAAATGTGGTCTGGTCCTGGCTTTCAGCACAATGAAATCTATTCCTTGCTTTCAGAACTCAACAACTATCTTACAACTGAAAGTAGAGTGCTGGTACACAAATAATTTCACTCCTTAGCCAAATAACATAATCTGAACTCATTCTCATACAGACAAAAAGGACCACAACCATAATAATTGTCCTTGGGCTAGAACTAAAGCAGATGGGGTGGGGTTTATGCAGCTTTTAGATTCAAAATCTTAAATCagcaaattaaagaaaaaaactaAGAGAGATTTTTTAATTGCATCCTGTAAAAGCCCAGATCAAGGGGCATTGATTCCTGCAGATGCTCATATGCCTAATCTAAATTTAATGTGAAATGTCACTTTGCAGTAAATTATTTTGGACATCAAAAACACTACATTTAGCCAGATAATTGGTCTTAACCCAGCTCCCAAATGTTACCACTTCAACTCAGATGAGGAACTGATTAACCTTTCAAAACCAGATATGAGATCCGGAATATGGCAAAGAACTCCAATTGGTAAATGTTAGTAAATTTCCAACAAGATCAGTTGTCACTCAATTTCCAACAAGATCAGTTGTCAATCAATTTTATGATTAGCTCAAAATTTCTAAATCATTCAACAAAAAACACCAACTTCCTCTGGCCAATCAAATATTAGACTCGTTTCATAACACTGAAGATGATCTACCCACCATTGGAAAGTGGTGATATCCCACAAGAAAAAGAGGAATAAATCTCCCAACTGACTTGTTATTCTGCCCAAACTTCAAAATCTctcaaaacttttaattttaccTTACAAATTCCCAGCAAAAGAACATGCCCTAAACCAAAACAACTTAGGAATGATAAGTGCTGAACTATGTTATGTACTACTACATCTTAAGTTCCTCACAATGGGGATGCTTTAGGTACGTATGGTAGTCTACATGCTACTGCCAATAAGATTTTAATCTAATGAAGTTTCCCACTTACCTTTTCGCACACGATATTATGATGATTAGTATCTAAATTTAAATGAACTACCATATTAGTGTAAAGATTTCCCTTTTGAATCCACCATAAAATTTCACATATGCAGGAACATCTTCAAGCACTAGAACTCTTATTAGACTATAAGGGATTTCATCAGATATTATAAATATCTAAACTGTTTTCTGAAACCAAGAAATAGGGATTTAGGCTCACTCAAGTCCAaagaaagtttcattatttctgtTTATCCTTAAGTGAAAAAGAAGATGAGAAAGAAGCAAAAGAAAAAGGTTCTTTATTGTCCACTTTGTTACATACAATTGGAGGATTTTGAGTCAGATTTCAGTTGTATTTAATTCCACTAGAAGTGTATGTTAGAAGCTCTACTCTAAGCCAATAGGCTTATTGGACCATAAAAGTGCAGATTTTTGAATCATCAACTATGTTCACCTAAAACTAACAATGAAATCTCATTTTCTATTGTTACTGCAGAATCAAAACAAAGCCTCTTTCACCATCTCGAATATAATATATCTGTATGGAGCAAAATATAACACTTCccccataatttaatttattaattgttTTTTCAGTATATATAGttttcaatataaataaaaagattAATGATAAAACTCCACAAGCAAATAAGGGTTACTCCTTAACAAGTATAAATTAAGGGCAATATATGAAGTACTTCAAAGACAAAATAGATGCTGCCCTCTGTATGGTTCTCTAGAAAGTGCAGCAgcggaaaagaaaacaaaaaacattaaacatgaagaagaaaagaaacccAACTTCAGTTGATAAGTCTAGTGGCCATAACACTATCTTTTCCTTTTCTCAGGAGCCAAATAGGGGAGATTAAAATAGAAAAAAGGTTTGAAAGATTGAAGAAGGGAGTGCAAACCTTGTTGAGAGTGGGATTCGAAGCTAATAAGTGAGTTGTTATTGATGGAAATGCTTATACTAGGAAACGAAGAGACCCATGAGACAGAAGTGGGTTTGCCGGCGCGACTTGAGAGTGAGTGGGAAGATACAAGCGGGCGAGATGAGGCAGGCGCAGAAGAAGAAGATATTAATGCACGCCATTTACTTTGTCGGACAACAGTAGAATTGCCGGTTACTACCACAAAACAAATTCCGgcgatttttataaaattaattttcatttttttaagatGAATTTGTAATTTGATTGAGATTTTGTAAGAGTTTTTGTAATAGAGTTCATAATAAGCAATAACTAATAAAAACCATTTTCCTGTTTATTAAGAAGAACTGCAAAATAAACAAATGAAACAGAATACAATAACGAAACTTCCCactcattaaaaaataaaataaaataaaaaccctATTCCTTATGGGAAAAGGAATAGAGATAATTTTCAAACTTAGTAGAATAGCTACTGTATATCTAATGTTTCATTATTCCACTAttatcttatatttcattatttcattatcacATAAAGAAAAGAGAATTATCGACGTCAGGagaattttttttacaaaattttaaaatttaaaaaattttatattatattttttaatttaaaaacgaCCCTATTACAACAATTAATGCCCGGTTGGTTTAATCAGGGAGAACTGTTTTTCACCAAAAATGGCAAAAACTACTACCAGAGCTATAGAGATTTTAAGCTAAAAAGCTACAAGCTACATTAATATATGTGCCAATACAAAATCATATGACGTAGGGAAAATAATCAGTTGAAAGGTTTATATAACTTCTAGATGTAACAAAAAGCAGAATATACCAGAACACTATACAGTTGATATACAGAGCTAACTTCCAGACTCAAGCCGAGGCGACTCACTCTTCACCCTCATTTGACTGAAACCAAGCATGGAAGGGATCCAAATCGGTTGGTGGAGTAACCCTCTTGCGAATCAGCATTTCTACAGTTGGACATTTCCTCTTCCTCCCACCTCGAGGCCTCGACCTAAATTGCTCATCAGACTCTTCAAAGTCACCAGGAGTATAGACATGGCACCCAGATTGCTCATGCTTATCTCTAACATGCTTGTATGCAAATCTCACATCACAACCTGGAAATCCACAGGTAAAAGGTCTGACTTCAAGGTGCACAGCCTTCACATGCACATTAAGATTTGTTTTGTTTGAAAATGTGTGGCAACAATTTTCAAAATGGCATCTAATTCTCTTCATTGACCAGCAAACAGCATCATGAGTGCGGAGATGTCTCTTAAAGTTCTTTTTCAGCTGCTTTCTCCCACAAATCTCACAAGTCATGTATCTGTGGCATGACTGGATGTGGTCCTTAAGGCATTGAGCATTGGAAAAATGTTTCATACAGCCTGGTTCTGCACAGAATGCCTCCACCGATTCCAGCTTAACATGGGAATCCTCATGTTTTCGCAGCCTTGAAGGGTATCTAAACACCTTCCCACAACCAGTTTCCTGACAAACACACTGCTTCTGACCACATTTAGCAGAGGGGGAATCCTCACTGTGAAGTTCTTTAACATGCCTTTTCACATTGCCTTGGAAAACAAATTCAATGTTGCAATTCCCAGTAGGACACTTAAAGAGTTTTCCCTCATGTGTAAGAAGGTGACGAGTCAAGTGGTCTTTCCTTCTGTAGCTGGCATGGCAATCATCAACTGAACACACATATGGCCTCTACAAAATCAGATATATAATCCATGTTAGAGGCAATAATTACATGCATAATTAACCATACACTAATAAGGAAGCCTTCAAACCTCATTCAACCAGTGCGTGATTGAGGCCTGCTTGATGGAGCTTCTCAGGAGGTCTCCCAACCTGATACTGGTCCATTCAAGTCCAAACTTTCAGCCTCTCGCATTTTGGAGTTCTGTGTGTGGGATCCAATGCTTCACGCCACCACATTAGGCGTTTTCATAATAGGGGGAAAAAAGCACTCCTGCAGAGTTATTATTTTTCAATATGCTGAAAATAATGTAATTAACAAATACAACAAAAAAACCAATAAAGAGTGTAAATAATTGTTAACTATGACAAAAGTGCCTTCAGCAGTGCTGATGTCAAGGCAGAAAACACATAATTCAAACTGTTATTGCTGTTCAGAAAAGCACTTTCTTAACTATATTAATTAGATTATgaaaaat
This is a stretch of genomic DNA from Hevea brasiliensis isolate MT/VB/25A 57/8 chromosome 12, ASM3005281v1, whole genome shotgun sequence. It encodes these proteins:
- the LOC110650856 gene encoding transcription factor IIIA; this encodes MEDSVEIERPRTIFRRYFCDYCGICRSKKSLINFHIQTQHKEEMDKVKANENEEMEVVKSNACQECGAIFKKPAYLKQHMQSHSLVRPYVCSVDDCHASYRRKDHLTRHLLTHEGKLFKCPTGNCNIEFVFQGNVKRHVKELHSEDSPSAKCGQKQCVCQETGCGKVFRYPSRLRKHEDSHVKLESVEAFCAEPGCMKHFSNAQCLKDHIQSCHRYMTCEICGRKQLKKNFKRHLRTHDAVCWSMKRIRCHFENCCHTFSNKTNLNVHVKAVHLEVRPFTCGFPGCDVRFAYKHVRDKHEQSGCHVYTPGDFEESDEQFRSRPRGGRKRKCPTVEMLIRKRVTPPTDLDPFHAWFQSNEGEE